The sequence below is a genomic window from Mugil cephalus isolate CIBA_MC_2020 chromosome 14, CIBA_Mcephalus_1.1, whole genome shotgun sequence.
GCAGCTTTAGCAGTATTTGACGCCGGCCAAAGAATGAGTAAGAGATTGGTAAAAGATTTATTAAGTGGGACCCCTGCTGAGAAGAAGTCATTCTGCCTTTCCACTCCTTGCAGACCTGCTTGGGAGTCATGCTCACATAAATCAGTACACTGAAATACATAAACTTTAGAGTGAAAAGGGGAATAAAGGGCTAAAATGGTCATTTTTAGCTCActatgacctctgaccttcttATAGAGGTGACAAGCAAAAAGAGAACGTCTcagaacagacaaacaaaaacgtTGCTGTTGATGACAACAGATACCTGGgctcctttttctgttttctcagctGGATGATGTCTTCTTAGAGGTCAGATGGAAATTTCACAGGATGTCTTCTAAGTTTTGCATGCAGCTTATTTTCATTAACTTGATGCCACTTGTCACTCGCAAGACAGAAGAAGGGCAACACTTCACGCTCGAAATGCGCCGGTCTTAGTTCGACGCACGTCATCGGTATCAAAATCACAAAATGGATTTACATTGGAGTAATATTTTTGAAGCTCGTTGATGCAGTCAGCGAGTGCGTCTGCCAGGACACATTTGTTAAGTGCTGACAAAAATCATGCAAAGTGAATTTTGAAAATAAGTCTTCTTCACCTCTAGTGACAGTTTTAAACGTTGTGTTATTTTAtggcattttgtgacatttggTTATTCTTTGTGCTTGAAGAACATTGATAGTTGATCGGGACTTCTATGATCCATGCAAAATGAGTATGCAAATCACTCTACAAAGAACTCTACAAGGAAGTGATACTCAGGATTGCTAGACATGCAACAACCTGTTCACAGAGCTGTGAACTGTGCTGTCCTAGGCCATTGCTGTTCATTATTAACACCCACATCATTAACACCCACATTAATATTAACACTTTATAACTCTTTATGATTGCATTTAAACACGAGAGGaggcctttttttgtttttattttacattacttGTAAGATCCGATTTAACAGTTTTACAGGTATTTGGAGAAGGAATAAAtcaatatttctgctttttattgctCATCTGCTTTTTGGTGAAAAGGTCAGTTTTGAAATATCCAGCGATCAGAGAATGTAGTGTAAGTCACCTAATTTTGGTCCGTTCTCTCAAATAATTAACGCATTTAACTCGTAAGGTATAAAATCACATGATACATTTGAATTCGTCAGTCAGCGTTGCATGGCAACCATAATGTTAGCAATGCAGTCTGGTCACAGATTaacttttctctcttgttttggATAAGTCAACTATGTAACCAGTGTGTAGACAACTAAAACAAGGTAAACCCAACTGCACAACAGGCATCCCCAAATCATCTGTCATTTAAGTGAGGAAAGTcttgtgtccgtgtgtgttttcttggGTAAATCTATGGTTACAAAATAGTGAGTAAAATGCTGTGTTGCCCTGATCTTCAACTTTCATGGAGCGAAATAGAAAATGGCAAAGGCAATTAAATAATGTCAATACTGGCTCTTGACCCACATTGTGTCACATTTGAATCATGTGAAACAGCTATATTGTAAAATAACGTAATATAGTGGACTATTATTGACACATatatgttattaaaaaaaaaaagttaaatgtgcGGTAAATTATTAAGCATAAGCAAAACTTTTTAATGACCATAGAGTGAGTGACGGTACCTGTGTTTTCTAACAGGGTTGGCCAATGAGAATGGAAAAGTAGCAGAAGACAGTGAAACTATTCCCGACCAGACACCCGCTGCGCCTGCTGAAGGCGGCGATGCTAAGCCTGACAATGAATCTGCTGTCGCTGCGACAGCTGCAGACACCAACTCGGCAAATCCGCCAGCAGCGGAGGAGCCcaagcctgctgctgctgacggcCCACCTGCAGAAACGCCAGCAGCGGACAGCAATGCTGAAGCTCCAGGTAGGtgggaataaaaataacaaatacaagATAATGCCAATTTTTCCAAGGAGATGGAATGTTAGTAGACCTGAGGCTAGGCAATGCCTGACCTGTGATATAGGCCATAGTGACCCATGAAGACACCCACCTGTTAATCACAGAGTTCTCCAAATTAGGGAAATTAGCTGTAGAGATCACAGCCTGTTCAACTGGTCACCACAATAGTCACAAAATCCATCAGCCTCATTACGAGAAGGGGACACTTTGTACCAATGACCAACAATAACCTGAGCAGTAATTCGGGATGCCACAGCACCCAAGTACATAATGTCCCTCCTGTCCTTTTCCTCCCCAGTCCCTCTGCAATAACAGTAACTAGGTGGTAtccaacaacacacagacatgacTTTGGCTTTTAATGAACACACCGGGGTGGCCGCAGGAATGCGTTTCCCGGTCACACCTCTAATTATTTAGTCAGCATCACAGGATCAGCCTCCATATCGCACCAGAAAAGGCTTTAAATTAAGGTTTGATTGGCTGAGCGCCATCTAAAAACTTAGCTACGACGTGTACTTCCTGGTGGCCGGGCGGCGATGCTGCAAACTCGTGCATGAACAGCCCGTTGACCAATAATCATTGTTTGTCGAGGGTGTCGAATTTGACTTTGTAGTTTTGTCTTGCCAACGAAGCAGGTGTCGGGTATCCTAGCAGCTGCCACTTATCATTTCCAACCAGGATCCTCGCATGTCTTTTAAGAGTGAACTGAAATGTTTGAAAGCCACTGGATGCCGCATATTATGTAGGTTTAAGCCTGGAAACAAAGCAAGAGGCATTTGTTGTCTCTGGGGGAAACATGCTGCCTCTCCCAGACCTTTATTATCAGGGGAATATGCCGAATTATAAATTCAAGAGAGCACTTCAGAGTGACTACCGGTCTGCACAGCGGTAATCTCTCTGCACACTTCCCTCTGCATGATTATCTGTACATGGAAGTGCTCCACAGGGGTGTGCATGACACATTGCATTCACTGTTATCACTTCATTTAGTGCTTCATGATGCAAATGAGTGAGTCCAGCTCCTCATTTGTCAAATGCAAAGTGTATGCAATCTAGGCCATTAGGGAGAAGGGACACAGTAGCAAACCATTGCCATATTAGATGTAATTTCTTCCCTGATCATTTATTCTGAGCTGTTTCTCGCATAGTTTGACCATAACTTTTAAACTCCTGTCATTACACtagctccttttctttttccctgttAAGAATACGGTTAAAACTTAGTCACAATATAGGTTGTCATCGGTCCATCCTGTGTCTTTACTTGATCTTGACCTCCTTTGGTGTCCAACCTGACTTGTCCCCGGTTCAAGCGTGACCCCAGCCCTGTTTGGATGTTCCGCATGCTGTGTGTTCAAAACCCTGCGGCTTCATTAAGGTGCAATCTGAGTCCGCAAAGAAACCAGAGCACGGCGACACATATAGGGCTTCCACTGACGCCGAACGCTGAGCCTTCATTTCACAGCCAATGGATGGACGGGATCGAGTGTCACATAAGCTGAGTGGACAGAGCGGCGCATCCCCTTGTGAGGCGGCTACTGGCCGACTGTAGGATCGGCGTCACAAGTCTCTGAGTGAAGACTGCAAATGGAACAAGTGACTGTTGTTATTGAGATTTCACACATCAGTATTATTCTGAAGATGTGTACCCTCTCATCTAAAAGGCTTCTTAACCAATCAAAAAAATTGGTAGTCCCAGGCCTGCTAACCTCTTGCTGGGTCATTGGGTGTTGCCAAGGTTGTCAAGGAGTTAACCCCTGGTCAACTAGGTCACAAGAGTTTAAAAAAGTCTAGGAACTCATCCACACTGGTAAGTATCCATCTTTTAACGGCAATTAGTGGGAACCAATTTGTAGTTCAtgaagtttctgatgggttttacccacagagttccctatttaaacctcaacctcccaccagtctcttaggactgaagaagctactcggataagcggtgaaacatcttcaaagaagttcagttccctttttttttaaaatgtcttttggaTTATCGTGATCTGGATAATTGAGAACCTACACAGACATTTCCATCACACTGAAGTAGCTTTTGGATGAGAGGCGAAAAGGCTTTGCTACCTACAAACCCTGACCTGGATAACTAGATTGAATGGTGTTATAGgcatttttcttgtttatgtATTGTGAGCTTGATCAAAACCTTGAATTAATACCCACTTCATATgtgcaaatacatttaaagacaATGTTTACAACCCATACTTACTACCAGGCTCTTTGTGTTCACCGCCGTAGCATGCCCAATGCTGAGGCTCACACGTCATGGACATCATCCACATTATTTGTGCCAAGTGGCTTTGAAGCTCAGAGTGGATGGCGCTGGCTGTTGCCATCTTGGCACAGAATAACTCTTGGCTCTGTCAAAACCGGGCAAAGAGGTGAAGCCGGAGTGGAACCGAGGCTGGGCAAGTGACACCTGGGCAGACAGCTAACACCCCGGGATGGCACCCATCGGTCTCTTAAAGCAGGCACTGTCTCAACTCtgcataactttaagccttgCTACTGGAGTTGACCTCGAGTGAATTGATTAAAACTGATTGATTGGGGTGACAGTGCATTATGTCTGttgaatgttttaaatataattttagtTTTGGAAAGTGAACACAAACTAGATCAGTAGAGAGCCAACACACAGGGACACATGTATGCATCGAAAATCCGTGGTTTGTTGCGTTTTCCTAACCCCGTCGACCACCAGGTGAAtacaacctcctgagaccctgcgtcctcatatggggacgttaagtttcaggtttgtggcattcattattacacaggggaagatgttacaatcccttgtgccaaggcCCACATAATGCCGTACCCCAGTAGCGTGTGAGTGGGAAATACCAGCATTTCAACCACCTTAACAGTAGGTGGGCCCTTGGTAAAAAGCagctttttcagtttcatttatcttttatcctcataactagatgctagttgctgtaaaaacatgaaaggattcagtggattcattcttcCACAATcatgtaacaaaagtggacaaggcacaaaacctcatcacattttacagctgatttattgttatatacagtaaaataatcctcaTGCCCACATGTGAGGACATAATGTTTTCCAACTTCCTGTCCAAAggtgatgcttagtttttatacttcttggGTCCCATTAATCCCAAATACCCgatgcaataaaaacaaacaaaagctctggTCTTATGACGTTAAACGTGATCATTGTTCAAATCCACAATttttcttgtctctctctctaaacAGCAAATGAAGAGGCCACAGCGGCTGACACAGAGCCCAAAACAGAGGAGGCACCAGGTGAGCGGCGTCGATGTAGTTTCCTCATCATGTCACGCAATCCACAAACAAATATCCTAACACGATTTCCCTCTTTGTGCTTCCAGCCCCCAGCGAGTGAGGTGCAACATGAACGACTTTGTCTGTCTGCATGagtaaatgtatgtatgtgtgtgtgtatgggagACATCACCTTGTTGCCAAGATGCAGACCCTGTGATGACCATTTTGAGTCAGGGTCCTCAGTCACCGCTGTGCCTATTTCCTTCTTGATGGCTTTAACTGTACATAGACAGAGATCTATAGTGCTTCACGATCATCTGAATCAACTGaaatttctatttattatttgtgtagAAATTTATAATAGCATGACACATAACTTGAACCTAAGACTTCACTCTTTTCTACCAAACTGTAATTCTATGAAAGCCAAAGTACCTTTGACTTGTGCAATTCTATTGTTTTTGGGATGGGGGAGAGTAGCTGGCTTTGATTTTAGGATCATGTCTGGAATGAAACTGCTCCAGTAAAAGTGTATTTAGCACTTTCCACCTGATAGATGAGCATGTGTGAGACTGGAATAAACCTGGAATCTGTAACATAAGCCATGAcctgtcagaaaaataaataaaacggcCGCCTGAAAAATCTAACACCACATGTCTTGTCTTTTATAAGTTAACGTACAATTGATGCAAATGTGGTAATTTAAGGATAAATGACCACTTTGAggttttactacatttttattgcatatgtgtcagtttatgtgaaaaaacaaacaaacaaacaaacagaaaatgagtaACTTTTTATGCTTTAGTTCATGTACAGTTTGCCAGATTTCCAAGCAGAGATTTATTGTGAAAGGCAAATCTAAAGGTTTGAAAATGGTCCATCTGCAACAAAAGTCAGGAGATAACGGTTTGGATGGTTTAACGAGACGGTTTGGCTACAACTTGTTTCCGATGTGGCCGGATAGTCAGGAGTCAGAGAGAGGACCGAGAACAGCGACGGCCTCAATCTCCACCAGTCCACCCTGAAAAAGAAGTGGGCAGAGAGACATTGAGGACACAGGGACAGAAGAAACGTAGGTACGAAGATATTACAAGACATGATCGAGTCATGATTCCATCACTCATGAGTAGGAGTCTTACACGTTTTCAGGCCtaggatccccaaactgatggcgagattaagtaggggccccctacctactatatgtgttctatattaaacgtggtgctagtgctatttataaatatacattattattatcattttgcattcattattaagttaatcaaataataaacaggtCCGTTGGTTGCCACCCCCCTGCAGGACCTCTATGGTCctcctaggggttgcggaccccctgttgaagacctatgcttgaGAGTATGTTACATTTGTATTAATTTCCTAGAGATTTGGACTAAACGAAACCATTATGTGCCATTCGCACACTGCTAACACTCACCCTAACCTTTAGTGAAGTGGGGTTGTTTGAGTCAATGTGGGCTGAACGCTGCACTTTGGAGAACTAGAGACAAGAGCTCCACTGTACACAGTGGAAAGGCTCAGCAGCTATTTAAGCCACTTACACTAGCCCCTCCTTAAACAGTCAATTTCTACTTCACTTCATATTCAAAAAATTATAAATGCTTTACCTTAGTGTCTGACAGGCTTTTTCCCACAGGGCAGTGAAGCCACTATATTCCTCTCCTCAGAGCCACCAGACTCCCTTTATAAAAGCTTTACTTTATCTCACAGAACCTGGGGGTTGCAGGTCTATCACTGCATGACTTGGGTGTTTTATTGAGCTAACTTAGATCCAAACTTAAGCGTTAACACACCAAAGTCAAACAATGACACAGACAAATGAACCGATCTAGGCGGCGGTGGACCGGCAACCCTAGTGATCTGTGAGATAATAATCTAATTTTTGTCTTTGGAGTCTGGTGAGCATAGATCGATATAATGGCTTCAGTTCCCTGTTAGAAAAATCTGTCTGACACCAACTTAAAATGCTGATAATATTCTGTAGGAATAACAACAAGTTTACATCAATTCATGACTTAACTGAAGCCAAACTATTCATCTAACTCTGatctaaaaataatgtttaaaccACAGCGACTTGCCATCTGTTGTGGTATTTAAGCATTGAAAGGTTCACCGAAACTATTTTACACCAAAACCAGCAGTGACAACGGCCACGTATTGTTGTCTGAAAACACTCGCCACGGATGAATGAGCATGCACCTAGCTACAAATATTTTCCATCAGCCCCTGGGTATCGATGCGCACACAGTAAATCAGATGTGCTGGTTGTACTTACTCTGGGCAGAGCGGCAACTTGATAGGCGGCTCTTGCAGGGAAATTTTTACTGAAAACTgcagaaagtaaaaacaaaaagataatttTCATTACATTTGCATTGTCAAAGAAGCGTATTGGCAAGCTGTAGTTAAATCTCTTCATCCATCTATGGACACTTCTGTTTGAATGGAATATTTGACTTtctaataatacaaataaaaagaaaatgactaaaTGTGACCAAATGAGCAAATATATAACGCATTTATTAAGGCTAAGTGATAAAAACAGTGAGCAGATAGCAGCAGAGGCCGGAAACCTGTATTATTATGCCTTATTAGAAAATGTATTAACGTTATACTGTCAAAAAGCAAATTGAGCTTTTATTGCCACAATATAAACAGGTAATAATTGATTTAAAATACACTATAATGGAACTTTAGGGAGACATTATTGAGGGTTTATTAAACTAAAGCctgttttatctttaaatttaTTATGTCTGCATTTTACTACATAGTCTCACTTCTTTTGTAGTGTaatgtattaaatatttatttattgataagTACTTAATGGTGCGGTTAAAATAAAGTTCTTCAGTGATGAGGTTTGAAGTTCCTGCATCTGCAGTGGATAAACTCTAGATAAACTCTCCTTATTTTTCAAAGGTTTTCACCAGacagaatggaaaaatgtactttttaccTGTGATTTACTCAAATCTACACCACATTGCATCACACTGAACACATGTCCTCCCCTTCTCCTTGTCAGGGTCAGGGAAAGTTCCCTGCCTGCGGTTTAGGGTTGAGTGGAGCAGACGTGAGGGAGCTGGGAGTCGAGGCTTACGAGCGCCCGAGTCAACGCCCGCTGCTGCAGGTTGGGTTTCACCTGCGTGCCTGCACAGCGGTGTCTCTTTACAACTCGCTGGACTCCGCAGATTCCATTACACCCAGGTGTTGTGATCCAGGAGGAAATGCCCGGTCGAGGGAGCGAGGAGGGTGGTGCATCCGCacaacagaggaggagctgagtgAGCCTCGCTTTCAGGTGACGGCTAAACCCGGAGGCGCTCATTTTCTGAGGGATGTCAGTGAAATATGAGGCTCTGCTTCTCCTCGCGGCCTCACAGGTCTGGAGAGCTCTATTAAAACCCTTTAATATATGTGGTGCTGGATATTTATGTATTATCTGTCTTCCATCCATGTCTTAATTGTGTGAACATTGGTcatattaattaaatgtgagcataataggattttttttattttaattgatgtAATTCAATCTAATTGTTATATCACAAAAAACGAATTAAACCAAtgcatgctttgttttttttttcactaagtgccttgctcaaggatACTTCAGCTGGCTACACAACTGATACCATGGGAGACACAATTATGAACCCTGTCACTCAGCTAAAATCTAAAAGGCTggatcacaacaacaacagttgttTGTGTGGAGGCCACTGACATGACTGCAGCTCTGGCAGCCTCGGGTTAAAGCTGCCCCCGTGTGGCTGCTTcgtatatttaaaatatgagaGGAGCGGCTACATTTTATCAGAACAAGTTGAGGCCAAATTAATGTCTGTTATATTCCTTTACAGCATGGGATAAAGGCTGTGTAGTGTTAGTTCACTATCCTGATCTTTACTGTACATGTAAAGCCAGCTGTGATAATTTTTCAAAGCTGGCCACAAATGTTAAGGTTTCATTCCTAATTTCCTCTCTCAGACAGGAGCAAATTGTGCGTGTGTTGGGGACTACTTTCAGGGGCGGATTAATTCTCGTTTTGGTAAAAGACTTCTAAGGCTCATATTTGACAGCACAGTATGTTGCTGATAGTGAGTCAGGCCTCCTGCTGATTGGTGTTTTAATGTGACACCGATTAATGTCCATACCACCATAAACAATAAAGTATCGACTCACACGTCTTGTAGACCTCGTTGACGCTGTTGAAGTCGTTTATATCTGCCAGCAGCACAGTCGTCTTCACCACTGAAACGAAAAGGCAATTTGTTGAGAGTAAGAGAGTTTGTGTtcaatgttaaaaaaagaacgTGTGAAAAGTACGAGAAGAAGCGGAGTAAAGGAAATGTGTGATAGCAGAAGTGAGATCTCACCGTTGCTATAGTCACAACCAGCAGATTTAAGGATCTCCCCCATGTTGATAAGAGCCTGAGAGAGATTAAACatgtaatcatttatttatttatgtggatgaggccttaattcatttttattatatgtatatatatatattttttaaatgcttatGGTTACCTTCAGTCATCTCTGAAAATTTTAGATTTCGTTTT
It includes:
- the si:dkey-284p5.3 gene encoding cytochrome c1 translates to MGCSTSSQTSAVDTTRPSAKPEESNGASTTGLANENGKVAEDSETIPDQTPAAPAEGGDAKPDNESAVAATAADTNSANPPAAEEPKPAAADGPPAETPAADSNAEAPANEEATAADTEPKTEEAPAPSE
- the rida gene encoding 2-iminobutanoate/2-iminopropanoate deaminase isoform X2, whose protein sequence is MSALGRRIVNTTAAPAAIGPYSQAVVVDRTMYISGQLGLDVASGKLVDGGVQAQAKQALINMGEILKSAGCDYSNVVKTTVLLADINDFNSVNEVYKTFFSKNFPARAAYQVAALPRGGLVEIEAVAVLGPLSDS
- the rida gene encoding 2-iminobutanoate/2-iminopropanoate deaminase isoform X1, which encodes MATIRRQITYTPKAPVRQGIYSQAVVVDRTMYISGQLGLDVASGKLVDGGVQAQAKQALINMGEILKSAGCDYSNVVKTTVLLADINDFNSVNEVYKTFFSKNFPARAAYQVAALPRGGLVEIEAVAVLGPLSDS